Genomic window (Lampris incognitus isolate fLamInc1 chromosome 3, fLamInc1.hap2, whole genome shotgun sequence):
TGAAATCTGCACATGTTGTGAACAATGTAGTTGCAGTTAGGTAATGACTGATTTTGGAACTTTCACAGTGTTGTGTCTCTTGTGCATGCTCAGCCATTCTTTCATTCATCGGCTCATTCCTTCAGTCATTCATTCGTTCTGTATACCTGTATacctggagtctatcccagcatgcactgggcagaCAAGAGTGAGatatgctggacagatcacctgtccatcacagggtccacacacacacacacacacagtcgttcgTACATCATTCACACCTACGGggacctaacatgcatgtgttgggACTGTGGTAGAAAATCCACATGAGTACAGGgacaacgtgcaaactccacacagaatggtGCAATTTAAACCGGGACCCTCTTGCTGTTAGGCTTACGTGCCTTCTATGGTACACAGTGCTGCAAAATGTTCAATCAATATTAGTTTAGCAGTACTTCAACAAACATGAGAGTCTTGAACAATAGCTACAACCGTTAAATTATTCCTTATGGTTATCTGACGTCAGCGTATTCATTAAGCTAGCAGCCCTGATtagtgtcttgtgtgtgtgcgtgtgtgtgtgtgggggggggtagagttTTAAAATCCAACCATCCTCATTCATGGTTCAAATACACAAAAACCTGCAGATGTCTGGTAACTGTGCCTTGGCAGGATAACAGGCTAAAGAGATTACTGTTCGGCAGTTGTAATGCTGATCAGTGTCATGAGAATAAATCCATGCAAGCAGTTATTACTTTAACATTACACTAGCCCCCCAGACCTGGGAATGGAAGTACATGTTGAGTGGTTGCGATGAGAGCTAATCATTCGGCTGACATTACAGGAAGCATCACAAGATGCACAAGTATTCCTTTTGATGTCCAGACACACATCTCATTGGGCATCATGGGGCAAAACAGCCCGATTCCCAGTTATTGGCAGAAATAAACAGGCCAGCAGCTCTGACAGTTATATAACGATTTATACGGGTCGATGAAGTGTGAAAACAGTAAGTAAGCTCTCTTAATTGGGTGGGATTATAGTAAATACCTCAACACTATTTTGTCTGCTGAAGGCTGTGTTAAAGCGCCTGGTCTAGACATGAGGGTGTCGACTGAAAAGTGATTCTCATTCAAACTTGTACTGTGATAGCCAGGTGTATATGGCCTGAAGTCTAGAGTGTTATGGTAAAGTTGTGATAAAGAGCACACATCTTGATAGCTTTATCAACATGGGTGACAGGGTAGATGGCGGACCAGGACAGGTTGATGAAGACACAGAGCTTGCAAACATATCTCTGGTTCCTCCTCACTGCATGCATACCCTCCAGCCTTGCGTGATGGCAGATCTTTGCACACGCATCACTTACTGATATGCTGCACTTAATATCCTCAAAAGGTGCATTCCGTCTAGTCAATGTTCTGAGGGGTGCTTTTCCAATCGCATTAGCCGGCGCTGAGACAGCTCCTCAACTATGCAATGATGTGAGGCAATCAGTTAATCTGTAACTCACCGTTTGACTGGAATATCTCAGCAGCATCACTTCAAACCATGATCTAAGTGGAAAGGCGTTGGCACAGTCCAAGTTTGTAAAGGAGGCAACAAGAAAACCTCAGTATATTTCATAACTCTCACTGGTCCCGAGTCCTCTCAAAAGCATTCCAGTTACACAGTATCATACTCAGTGGTCCAGCAGGATGTTTTTTATTACAGCAGCATGAATTGTATCTTCGTGGAAAATTTGTCCCGGCTATCTAAATATTTATTACAGCCTGATCTGCAAGTCTTAAAGGCTTGTTGCTCAGGCCAGTTGAGGGAACATGTATTAAGGACATACTTCAATGTCTAAGTTCCAGTCATAACATTTACTTTATGTAAGGTATTAAAGCTGCAGTAACACAGAGCACAATGTCTGCTAACAGATGCTTCAAATCCACATCCTAAACTCCCGTCACCTTCAGAGGAATGGTAACGCTTGCTATGAAATAGGAATGATGAAGAATTTGGGCTTGCTGAAGTCAGACTGAGGCAATAAAAAAATGATAATATGACCTGGACTTTAAAAATCTACCCGGACGAGGACAGTTTTCATACATTTTTCTCGTTAAGCATCTTTGTCCCATACCCAACATAAATGAGATGCATATGATGCGATGCGGTGACTCGATATAAGGCTACATGTCATGCAAATGTGACACAAATTAGTCAGTCTTATCTGCCCTGTGTGATGTCTGATGTAGAGATGCTCACCATTGGACTTCTTGCAATGCTgtcacgtgtctgtgtgtgtggtggtggtggtggtggtgcgtgggtgggtgggtgggtgggggggtatcACTGAATATTCCACAGTGAATCATATTGAATGAATCATTCACAAAAGTCTGCATGCCAGGGCTCCTCCTGAATGAATTTTATAACACCTCTCCATTCGTCTAGCCAgaccacccatctatccatcacGTCATATTAAACCAGGGAGCCATACATCTGTTGAGATTGCTGGAGGAGGAATTGAGAGAGGCAGACATATATACTTCACTGCCGAAACGGAGAAGCTAGTGTTGGCACAGGTGGGCCACACCTGTATTTTAAATCAAGATGCAGCAGAGATTCATCCAACTCGGCACTTAGTCTCTTAAAGCTTCTATTTCTTACCTCGGTTTATGACTAAGAAACCCTAATTTCACATTTCCAAACAAACCACATTTGTTTTGGACTAAGTGAGACCTACAGTAACCAGTGTATAGAAAGTAAGCGTGCAGGCATGCATCATGTGCTTCACTTATACCAGACTATGGACAGCTGCTTCACACAGTAAAATAGGGATTATGCTTTCATCATCAGTGCCTAAAAATAAATCTTATCAGCTTACCTATGGGTCTACTGTTATCCAGCCTAGGAACAATGAAAGGCTTTTCGCGGGAGGAGAAACTTATTTCTTGGGCTGCCGTGAAGAATCCACTGCTATAGCGCTTAGAGATGGGCTCGTCCCGTTGCTGTCCTTCCTCAATAACTTGCAAGATTAGATCCAATAAGGTCCTCCTCTCTTTTTGCTTGACCTCCCTGCTGTCCATACACTGGCCCGAGGTGAGGAGCAGAAGAAAGATGGTCAACAGTATGTGCCATTTCCTCTCCACCTGCATGGCTTCACTGTCTGACAACACAAGGAAACACAAGTCCAGTTAGAGTTACACAGAGGTCTAATATTTTACAATCAGCTATGGTTTTGAGATGAACATCAATGAGGCATCATTGATTCTTACAAGAAGGAAAAAAACTAACCACTGTGAGCTATGCCTCATGCACACAAAAGTTTTCTTTACAATTCAAGATTGCTTGCCAGCGGAATTTGTCAAAATCTAAGGTTTACAGGGTTAATGTATTAATGGGCACAAGCTGTTTAAGTGGTGTGTCTCCTAAAAAGCAGTCAACTTTATGCAGGTTTGTTAATGCATGCAAAAGTTCCTTTGTGTGCAGTTGAattaattgttaaaaaaaaaacaacctcaagtTAATCTCTCTCGAAACTTACAGGTTCCGGAGAGAAGAGATGCTTATGTCCCGGGAAGTGGACACAGTTGTCTTCAGCAGAAATCTGCAGGCGGTGTTGGGGATTGCGGGTGGGTGAGACTCAGCCAGCAGATCGCGTTCAGCGCCGTCTTTCTGGGACTCATGCGTCCCGCTTTATACGACGAGCCAGCTTCTTCAGTGCAATACAATCGATTTCGTGTGGGTGGCAAAGCAATGTAGACATCTTTGGTTCAGTTTCTTCTCCTGCAGATGGTCGCTCCCATTTGCATGCACCCCTCCTCTGCGACCCAAAGCATCACCGAATGAaggtaaatttaaaaaaagaaagaaaaaaacttaCATCCAACTTTTACAGTTTGCGAGGTAAATGATAACATGTAAAAATAGTTCTTTGGAAAGTTCCATtgagagaaaagaaaaaggggggggggctctgtgtcgACGGTGAAAAACTGTGTGGTTTCCCCAAAGTAGATCAGTCCACTTG
Coding sequences:
- the alkal1 gene encoding ALK and LTK ligand 1 isoform X1 yields the protein MQVERKWHILLTIFLLLLTSGQCMDSREVKQKERRTLLDLILQVIEEGQQRDEPISKRYSSGFFTAAQEISFSSREKPFIVPRLDNSRPIEIVPRDVNLKDKFIQHFTAGPVKFSSECRTHFHRLYHNTRDCSRPAYYKRCARLLTRLAMSPLCTQS
- the alkal1 gene encoding ALK and LTK ligand 1 isoform X2 is translated as MQVERKWHILLTIFLLLLTSGQCMDSREVKQKERRTLLDLILQVIEEGQQRDEPISKRYSSGFFTAAQEISFSSREKPFIVPRLDNSRPIEIVPRDVNLKDKFIQHFTGPVKFSSECRTHFHRLYHNTRDCSRPAYYKRCARLLTRLAMSPLCTQS